A genomic window from Glycine max cultivar Williams 82 chromosome 17, Glycine_max_v4.0, whole genome shotgun sequence includes:
- the LOC102666752 gene encoding uncharacterized protein, with product MATPPGLPPPPLVVASQTPSTFKRTRKATRLRSLATRPPGAERPVVHVDPATGNADNPHKKKLRIYLGIVTRDKVDMTYETWKEVPTTQKDLIWEIIQAEFDIPEASLL from the exons atggctactccacctggcttgcctcctcctcctcttgtAGTAGCATCACAAACTCCGTCTACCTTTAAGCGGACACGTAAAGCCACACGACTACGATCCttggccactagaccacctggggcAGAGAGACCGGTGGTCCACGTCGATCCTGCGACTGGGAATGCTGACaatccccacaagaagaaattaagaatatatttggggattgtcacTCGTGATAAGGTCGACATGACATACGAGACTTGGAAGGAAGTCCCTACtactcagaaggatttgatatgggagattattcag gctgaatttgatatccctgaagcatcTCTGTTatag